A region of Liolophura sinensis isolate JHLJ2023 chromosome 8, CUHK_Ljap_v2, whole genome shotgun sequence DNA encodes the following proteins:
- the LOC135473645 gene encoding sorting nexin-24-like: MNAWVFCVEVCVSGRVHTVEKRYTEFEELHKQLKKIEKTPEFPPKKIMKWNHKVLEHRRVALQKYLQGVMDSESIPKCYLKFLEISMPAFSASFDSLDDLNLSSTVVHQPVVSFVGEAFLQDNSRSSLPDIIVQGVNRGLYSYPDDV, from the exons atgaatgcttgg gtgttttgtgTGGAAGTTTGTGTCTCAGGAAGAGTTCACACTGTGGAGAAAAGATACACAGAGTTTGAGGAACTCCATAAACAG ttgaagaaaattgaaaaaacaCCAGAATTCCCTCCAAAGAAGATTATGAAATGGAATCATAAAGTTTTAGAACACCGACGTGTGGCTCTGCAGAAATATCTACAG gGAGTCATGGACTCTGAGAGCATTCCAAAGTGTTATCTAAAGTTTTTAGAAATCAGCATGCCAGCATTTTCTGCAAGCTTTGA CTCACTAGATGACTTAAATCTCAGCTCAACTGTTGTCCATCAGCCTGTGGTGTCTTTTGTGGGAGAAGCATTTTTACAAGACAATTCCAGAA GTAGCTTACCGGACATCATTGTACAGGGTGTGAATCGTGGGCTGTATTCATACCCTGATGATGTGTAG